A stretch of DNA from Allomeiothermus silvanus DSM 9946:
CACCTCAACACCTCGCGTAAAGCCTCAGCCAGGTTGTCCAGGTCAGCCTCGGTGTGCTGCTCGGTGCAGGCGAAAAGGGCTAGGTTTTCGCCGTATTCGGCAGGGACCGGGGTAACCGCAGCCAGGCCTTTGCGAGCCAAGGCCGAGCGGACCTCGAGCGCCCCCTTGGGCAAGCGCACCGCGAACTCGTTAAAGTAGGGCTCAGGGGTGACGAGTTCGATCCCCGGAATGCGGGTAAGCTTCTCCGCCAAGGCGTGGGCCATCGCCACCGAGCGGATTGCTACCTCCTTGAGCCCCTGCGGACCCAAAGCAGCCAGGTACACCGCCCCCATCAGCGCGGTGAGCTGAGCGTTGGTGGTGATGTTGGATTTAGCCTTGCCGCGGCGGATGTACTGCTCACGGGCTTGCAGGGTCAGGATGTAGCCGCGTTTACCTTCGACGTCAGTGGTCTCGGAAACCAGGCGGCCCGGAAGCTGGCGCACCAAGTCAGCGCGCACCGCCATGAAGCCGAAGTGTGGCCCCCCAAACGCCATCGCGTTGCCCAGGGGCTGCCCTTCCCCTACCGCAACGTCGGCGCCATACTCACCGGGGGGCTTGAGCAGCGCCAAAGAGATGGGGTCCACCACCGCCACAAAGAGGGCCCCAGCGGCGTGGGCGGCCTCGGCAAGGGCAGTGAAGTTGTGTACGGTGCCGAGAAAGTCGGGGTTTTGCCCCACCACCGCGCCGGTCTCGGGAGGGATAGGGTCAGCGGTGGAGGTGAGCGTCACCAGTTCCGCTCCGATCGCCTCCAGGTAGGTCTTGACCACCCGGCGGTACTCCGGGTGGACACTTTTGAGGATCGCTACCCGCATCTTGCCGCTTTCCCGCAGCGCCAGCAACACCCCTTCAGCCAGCGCCGTAGAGCCGTCATACATTGAGGCGTTGGCGACCGGCAGGCCGGTGAGTTCCGAGATCATGGTCTGGTACTCGAAGA
This window harbors:
- the gcvPA gene encoding aminomethyl-transferring glycine dehydrogenase subunit GcvPA, whose product is MDYTPHTEADLESMLERVGAKNLKDLYRDLPQEIVDPPLQLDTAMTEAELMRHLRTLAAKNQSANVGFLGGGIRSHYIPAVVPALAARAEFLSAYTPYQPEASQGLLQAIFEYQTMISELTGLPVANASMYDGSTALAEGVLLALRESGKMRVAILKSVHPEYRRVVKTYLEAIGAELVTLTSTADPIPPETGAVVGQNPDFLGTVHNFTALAEAAHAAGALFVAVVDPISLALLKPPGEYGADVAVGEGQPLGNAMAFGGPHFGFMAVRADLVRQLPGRLVSETTDVEGKRGYILTLQAREQYIRRGKAKSNITTNAQLTALMGAVYLAALGPQGLKEVAIRSVAMAHALAEKLTRIPGIELVTPEPYFNEFAVRLPKGALEVRSALARKGLAAVTPVPAEYGENLALFACTEQHTEADLDNLAEALREVLR